TTCGTAGGCCTGACGCGCCGATGCAGGGTCATTTGATTTATAGTGAATATTACCTAGTTCGTAATGGTGCCAAGCCTCATAGATAGAAAGTTTGATTTCCCGCGCATGTTCAATGGCTTGTAAGAGTAAGGTTTTACCCACTTCCAAGTTGCCCAGACGAGCCGCTGCCTTACCCATCATGGCTTGCGCAATATTTTTAACCCCTGTATTTCCTACCTGATCTGCACACTTGACCGCAGCTTCTGATGATGTAGACACAAGGTGAATGTCGTTCAGATCAAAGGCAATATTCGCTTGCGTATAGAGTGCCGTTGCTCGCGCGCCCACGTTTCCCACCACCTCATACAGTGCTAGGCTCTCCTCCACGAGTTGCCTGGCCTTCGTCAGGTCGCGGTTCTGGTAGTTCAGGGTGGCGAGGTTGTGCAGGCAGTGGGCCTCACGGAGCTGGTCCCTGTTCGCCCGCGCGATCCTGAGCACCACGGCGATGTGGTCGGTGGCCTTTTCGTAGTCGTGCAGGCTGCTGTAGACGGCGGCGATGAAGTTCGCGCAGTCGGCCTGCAGGGTCTGGTCGTCGGTGAGGATGCCGAGGTCCAGCCCCTGCGAGAGGTGGGTCAGGGCCTCCTCGTAGGCACCCTCGTGGAAGCGGTAGTAGCCCGCCGTGCGGTGGGCCAGGCCCAGCGTCCGGTCGTCCGCCGCCGCGCGGGTCAGGGTCAAGCCACGGGCGGCCAGCTCGGCCCCGGCGCGCGGGTCGCTCTGGCGCAGCGCCCAGGCCTGTTCGAGCAGGGCCACACCCTCCTCCAGGTCCCCTGGGGATTGCTCCGGGCCGGGCTGGAACGCGCCCAGGGTGGACGGGGCCTGATGCATCGCCGGGGCCGGGTCGCGGGGCAGGGTGCGCGGCGCGAGCAGGGGGGCCAGCGACGCCGGGTTGCCCGTGACGAGCGTGAGCAGGCGGTCCACGACCTCCGCGTCGAACTGGACGCCGGCCTGACGCCCGATCTCGGCGAGGGCGTCCTCGGTGGACCACGCCTCCTTGTAGGGCCGCTCGCTCGTGAGGGCGTCGAACACGTCCGCCACGGCCACGATGCGCCCGCTGATGGGGATGTCGGTGCCGCGCAGGCCGCGCGGGTAGCCGCCGCCGTCCCAGCGTTCGTGGTGCGTCCGGGCGATTTCCTCGGCCATCCGCAGCAGGCGCGACGTGCTGCCCTCCAGCACCTTTGCCCCGAGGACGGTGTGCAGCTTCATGCGCTCGAACTCCTCGGGGGTGTATCTCCCCGTCTTGAGCAGCACGTCGTCGCCCACGCCGATCTTGCCGATGTCGTGCAGCCGCGCCGCCCAGCGGATCAGGTCCACCTCCTCGGGGGGGAGGCCCAGGGCCTGCGCGAGGTGGGCGCTGAGTTCCCCGACCCGGCGGGTGTGCTGCCCGGTCCGGTCGTCGCGGTACTCGGCGGCCATGCCCAGCCGGGTCACGATCTCGATCTGCACGGCTTCCAGCTCGGCGGTCCGCAGGCGCACGGTCTCCTCGGCCTGGAGGCGGGCGTGCTGGGACACGTCGCCCAGCCGCCGGTACATCTCGGCCTCGCGCCGCGCCTGCTCCGCCTCGAAGCGGGCGGTCAGCAGCCTCGTCTGGCGCTCGCTCTCCTCGCTCCTCAGCCCGCGTTCGAGGTCGCGGAAGGCGCGCAGGTACCCGTAGGCCTCGGCCTCGCGCCCCAGCCCCTCCAGCCCCAGGAACAGCGCCTCCAGAATGCTCAGCCGCGCGGCGCTCAGGCTGTGCGACGTGGCGAGGTCCAGCGCCCGGCGCAGGTGGGCCAGGGCACCGTCTTCCCCCTCCACCCGGCCCTGCCGGAAGGCCAGCCGCCCCAGACTGAGCAGCGCCCCCTGCTCGCCCTGCACGTCCCCGGCCTCGGCGGCCCAGAACAGCGACTGCCGGAACATCGTCTCCGATTGCCCCGTCTCCCCGCGCTCCAGGTGGACCTGCCCGAGGTTGTCGTGCAGGTCGGTGAGGTGCCGGGTGAGGTTGTGCCGCCCGGCGAGGGCGATGGCGTGCAGCAGCGTCTCCGTGGCCCGGTCGTGGTCGCCGAGGTCCTTGTGCACGAGGCCGAGCATCCCCAGCGCCCCGAGTTCGGTCTCCAGGTCCCCGCAGCGCCGGGCGGTCTCCAGGCCGGGTTCGAGGAAGGTCCGGGCCTGCGCCGCCTGCCCCATCGTGAGGAAGGTATGCCCGATGTTCACCCCACAGGTGCCGCGCAGCTCGCCCGGAATCTCCAGGTACTGCTCGCACAGTTGCTGGCACTGGTACAGCGCCGCCAGCGCCTCGGCGTGGGCACCCAGGGTGGCCCACAGCATCCCGAGGTTGTTCAGGCACTCCGCCTGCCCGGCCCGGTCGCCCGCGCGGGCGCGCAACTCGACCTCGCGCTGCTGGGCCT
The nucleotide sequence above comes from Deinococcus sp. YIM 134068. Encoded proteins:
- a CDS encoding diguanylate cyclase yields the protein MSTPTGSATGGVPGVDVGGERVDAALAPTPPVPETEGGAERGVELAGHAGRCAALAAEGRDADLVEAARAYAAAARQAGEDAREAGALSLLAGAAQRCGQFGVAVEAQQREVELRARAGDRAGQAECLNNLGMLWATLGAHAEALAALYQCQQLCEQYLEIPGELRGTCGVNIGHTFLTMGQAAQARTFLEPGLETARRCGDLETELGALGMLGLVHKDLGDHDRATETLLHAIALAGRHNLTRHLTDLHDNLGQVHLERGETGQSETMFRQSLFWAAEAGDVQGEQGALLSLGRLAFRQGRVEGEDGALAHLRRALDLATSHSLSAARLSILEALFLGLEGLGREAEAYGYLRAFRDLERGLRSEESERQTRLLTARFEAEQARREAEMYRRLGDVSQHARLQAEETVRLRTAELEAVQIEIVTRLGMAAEYRDDRTGQHTRRVGELSAHLAQALGLPPEEVDLIRWAARLHDIGKIGVGDDVLLKTGRYTPEEFERMKLHTVLGAKVLEGSTSRLLRMAEEIARTHHERWDGGGYPRGLRGTDIPISGRIVAVADVFDALTSERPYKEAWSTEDALAEIGRQAGVQFDAEVVDRLLTLVTGNPASLAPLLAPRTLPRDPAPAMHQAPSTLGAFQPGPEQSPGDLEEGVALLEQAWALRQSDPRAGAELAARGLTLTRAAADDRTLGLAHRTAGYYRFHEGAYEEALTHLSQGLDLGILTDDQTLQADCANFIAAVYSSLHDYEKATDHIAVVLRIARANRDQLREAHCLHNLATLNYQNRDLTKARQLVEESLALYEVVGNVGARATALYTQANIAFDLNDIHLVSTSSEAAVKCADQVGNTGVKNIAQAMMGKAAARLGNLEVGKTLLLQAIEHAREIKLSIYEAWHHYELGNIHYKSNDPASARQAYESALAQAQELSLRDLQLKTYLGLSELCALEGRHQEAFDLYRKHHDVEREIFDEKAALKARALTTQLDVERAKSEAQIYRLRTIELASANEALERVNTEKSGLVNMLEEQSRLLEKQLSEDGLTGLFNRRHIEGLLQQEFLRSRMGHQRLCVAMADVDHFKGINDQFSHMVGDQVLRKVAQLFREAVRPTDSVGRFGGEEFLFVFPNSDARQGQAICERVRELVTSFDWSQIHPRLQVTLSIGVCADPHALNHEKLVSLADEELYRAKHSGRNRVCARPD